In one Bacillus thuringiensis genomic region, the following are encoded:
- a CDS encoding acyltransferase gives MTQSAPEFKVLQSIAFLAVVLQSSLLYTMNQGNVLLEQSLIMGMLFNLAKFSAPAFIFIVGFHLIRHYTKQLVYKEYISEKAAHLLIPYFFWSILYLLTTNDMITLQGGIKSVLLGTAAPHLWYVIMMFQIHLLFPLLCTLFYWFQKRTENKKDIYKYMTIFACLYFLLMWYSSHYIFNGEKLTSSTILHYTDRSFFFYSFYFVMGGIAAVALKTWRLFVMKHIPLITILFFILFLFINYELFSFYGANSIHLTVSTYLKPSMFLYIVCEIIILYVLSIMIVQRRGFLYKTLRFIGNYTYGAYLAHLFFLQLCTKLLSLFTLQENTILYSLLLFVLTAITSISTMVICSTIPFHTWITGPSPTTKMKWTKVVFRKNHRKLFKPYI, from the coding sequence ATGACACAAAGCGCACCAGAATTTAAAGTTTTGCAAAGCATTGCATTCCTTGCTGTCGTTTTGCAAAGTTCGTTATTATATACAATGAATCAAGGAAATGTCTTACTTGAGCAATCTCTCATTATGGGCATGCTATTTAATCTTGCAAAATTCTCAGCACCTGCATTCATATTTATCGTTGGATTTCATTTAATTCGTCACTATACAAAGCAATTAGTATACAAAGAATATATTTCTGAAAAAGCCGCACATTTACTCATTCCTTATTTCTTCTGGTCTATTCTTTACTTATTAACAACAAACGATATGATCACATTACAAGGCGGAATAAAAAGTGTATTACTCGGAACAGCCGCACCCCATCTTTGGTACGTAATTATGATGTTCCAAATTCACTTATTGTTCCCTTTGCTGTGCACACTATTTTATTGGTTTCAAAAACGAACAGAAAATAAAAAAGACATATATAAATATATGACCATCTTTGCTTGCCTATATTTCCTCTTAATGTGGTATTCTTCGCACTACATTTTTAATGGAGAGAAATTGACTAGCTCAACCATTTTACATTATACAGATCGTTCCTTCTTCTTCTACTCGTTCTATTTCGTCATGGGAGGAATCGCTGCTGTAGCACTAAAAACGTGGCGGCTATTCGTCATGAAACATATCCCGCTTATCACAATATTATTTTTCATCTTATTTTTATTCATCAATTATGAGTTGTTTAGTTTTTACGGAGCAAACTCTATTCATTTAACTGTTTCTACCTATTTAAAACCATCTATGTTTTTATATATCGTATGCGAAATTATCATACTGTATGTGTTATCTATTATGATAGTACAGCGTCGTGGTTTCTTATATAAAACGTTACGTTTCATTGGAAATTACACGTATGGTGCTTATTTAGCTCATTTATTCTTCTTGCAACTATGCACAAAACTTCTTTCCTTATTCACGCTGCAAGAAAATACTATATTATATAGCCTATTACTATTTGTATTAACGGCCATTACCTCTATTTCAACAATGGTCATTTGTAGTACAATACCATTTCACACTTGGATTACAGGTCCTTCTCCTACAACTAAGATGAAATGGACGAAGGTTGTATTCCGAAAAAATCATAGAAAACTATTCAAACCATATATTTGA
- a CDS encoding VOC family protein yields MINQVGQIMLYVNNQDETVQFWIEKVGFQIIADENNGNGFRWIEIAPAKEAGTSIVLHDKALIAKMQPELNLGTPSLMFFSNNLDQLYKDLSEKNVTVGQIVDLPTGRAFNFADNENNYFAVMERK; encoded by the coding sequence ATGATTAATCAAGTTGGACAAATTATGCTATATGTAAATAACCAAGACGAAACAGTACAATTTTGGATAGAAAAAGTAGGATTCCAAATCATTGCGGATGAAAATAACGGAAACGGATTCCGCTGGATTGAAATTGCGCCGGCGAAAGAAGCAGGAACAAGCATCGTCCTTCACGATAAAGCGTTAATTGCGAAGATGCAACCTGAATTAAACTTAGGTACTCCTTCACTTATGTTCTTCTCTAATAACTTAGATCAACTGTATAAAGATCTTTCTGAGAAAAATGTCACAGTTGGACAGATTGTAGATTTACCTACTGGCAGAGCATTTAACTTTGCTGATAATGAAAATAATTACTTTGCAGTAATGGAACGTAAATAA